One window from the genome of Candidatus Manganitrophaceae bacterium encodes:
- a CDS encoding heparinase II/III-family protein, which yields MTVVSQVALKARTAYALGLPNIFRVTVYRLSLFFGLNAVRRLKARSLKAPFFNPMLVATKAIPPIAWQDQAYLFGWFPVVWTGEVCPDWHKNQISGSRAAGQDRPWWEIPDFDPKVGDIKAVWEASRFDWVLAMAQRAAAGEASEWVRLNAWLEDWCQANPTYLGPNWKCGQEASIRVMHLAMAALISDQAEKPCESLLDLVEAHLLRIAPTVRYAMAQDNNHGTSEAAALFIGGSWLVRSGRSGAEHWEELGRYWLENRAGRLIEPDGSFSQYSVNYHRFLLDTFSMVEVWRRHAVLKPFSSMWQARAAAAARWLAAFVDLDSGDAPNLGANDGARLLPLTDTDFRDFRPSVQLAMVLFTESRVYPAEGIWNVPLRWLGVSLPEAVAETTPSRLFNDGGYARLRRGRAMALLRYPRFRFRPSQADALHLDLWVSGENLLRDAGSFSYNTDEHWINYFSGTSGHNTVQFDDHDQMPRLSLFLFGDWLETRELVPLEKTDQAVSCGAGYRDRFGVAHSRKVRLESNALIVRDEICGFKRKAVLRWRLRPGSWKVEGNVATDGKHAISVKANVPMIHFNLIQGWESRYYLQKAPVPVLEVEVSEPGVLTTEYRWLS from the coding sequence GTGACCGTCGTCTCTCAGGTGGCTCTCAAAGCGCGGACTGCTTATGCGCTGGGACTGCCAAACATCTTCCGCGTCACCGTTTATCGGCTCAGTTTATTTTTTGGTTTAAACGCGGTTCGACGCTTAAAGGCACGATCTCTCAAGGCTCCTTTTTTTAATCCGATGTTGGTTGCGACGAAGGCAATTCCACCGATCGCGTGGCAGGACCAGGCGTATCTCTTTGGCTGGTTTCCGGTGGTATGGACAGGAGAGGTTTGTCCTGACTGGCATAAAAATCAAATTTCCGGTAGTCGGGCCGCGGGACAGGATCGGCCCTGGTGGGAGATACCCGATTTTGATCCAAAGGTCGGGGATATCAAAGCGGTTTGGGAGGCGTCCCGGTTTGATTGGGTTCTGGCAATGGCCCAGCGGGCCGCAGCGGGCGAGGCAAGCGAGTGGGTTCGCCTCAACGCTTGGCTGGAGGACTGGTGTCAAGCCAATCCCACCTACCTTGGGCCGAACTGGAAGTGTGGACAGGAAGCATCGATCCGGGTGATGCATCTGGCGATGGCGGCGCTGATCTCCGATCAAGCAGAGAAGCCGTGTGAAAGCCTCCTGGACTTGGTTGAGGCCCACTTGCTGCGGATCGCCCCCACCGTGCGCTATGCCATGGCTCAAGATAATAATCATGGAACGTCGGAAGCGGCAGCCCTTTTTATCGGAGGAAGCTGGCTTGTCCGCTCTGGCAGATCCGGTGCGGAACATTGGGAAGAGCTTGGACGGTATTGGCTTGAAAACCGCGCCGGTCGGCTGATCGAGCCCGATGGTAGTTTTAGCCAGTACTCCGTCAATTATCATCGGTTCCTGCTCGATACGTTCAGCATGGTGGAAGTCTGGCGACGGCACGCCGTGTTGAAGCCCTTCTCTTCAATGTGGCAAGCCCGGGCCGCCGCCGCTGCACGTTGGCTGGCGGCCTTTGTAGATCTGGACTCCGGCGATGCTCCGAACCTGGGGGCCAATGACGGCGCCCGCTTGCTGCCGTTGACCGATACCGATTTTCGGGATTTCCGCCCTTCCGTTCAACTCGCCATGGTTCTGTTTACCGAGAGCCGCGTTTATCCGGCCGAGGGCATTTGGAATGTCCCTTTGCGGTGGTTGGGGGTGAGTCTGCCCGAAGCAGTGGCTGAAACGACCCCGAGTCGCCTGTTTAATGATGGCGGATATGCACGCTTGCGTCGGGGGCGAGCGATGGCGCTGTTACGTTATCCAAGATTTCGTTTCCGGCCCAGCCAGGCGGACGCACTGCATTTGGATCTTTGGGTTTCGGGTGAAAATCTTCTTAGAGATGCCGGAAGCTTTAGCTACAACACCGATGAACATTGGATAAACTATTTTTCAGGTACTTCTGGCCATAATACGGTACAGTTTGATGACCATGACCAGATGCCAAGGCTCAGTCTCTTCTTGTTCGGTGATTGGTTAGAGACGCGGGAATTGGTCCCCTTGGAGAAGACGGATCAAGCGGTTTCATGCGGCGCAGGTTACAGAGACCGATTTGGTGTGGCACACAGCAGAAAAGTCCGCCTTGAAAGCAACGCGCTGATCGTCCGTGATGAAATCTGCGGTTTTAAGCGAAAGGCCGTATTGCGCTGGCGTCTCAGGCCCGGTTCATGGAAGGTTGAAGGAAATGTCGCGACCGATGGAAAGCATGCCATTTCGGTGAAAGCGAACGTTCCGATGATTCACTTCAACCTGATTCAAGGCTGGGAGTCCCGTTATTATTTACAAAAAGCACCCGTTCCTGTGCTGGAGGTGGAAGTGAGTGAACCGGGCGTTTTAACCACAGAATATCGTTGGCTGTCATGA
- a CDS encoding glycosyltransferase family 4 protein codes for MRILYFHQHFSTPEGTTGIRSYEMARRLIARGHEVTMVCGRYRGGQTGLRSPFMRGCRRGRVDGIDIVEFDLAYSNSDRFITRTLTFIKFALRSIALALTEHYDVVFATTTPLTAGIPGIFARWFRGKPFVFEVRDLWPELPKAMRVIRNPLVLGAMSLLEWISYHSAQRLVGLSPGIVEGIARRGISRNKISLVPNGCDFDIFAAPVAPWRPEGMNEKDLLAVFTGTHGVANGLDAILDAAVELKRRGRKDIYLLLIGEGRLKPSLQARAEREGLDNVLFYPPVNKTRLAGLMASADLGLQILGNVPAFYYGTSPNKFFDYIASGLPVLNNYPGWLAEMISKAECGFAIPPDDPKAFADALEQAAEDRDALKEKGRRAFILAQSKFNRRELADHFVDWVAGAAGG; via the coding sequence ATGAGGATCCTTTATTTTCATCAGCATTTTTCGACTCCGGAAGGGACGACCGGCATCCGTTCCTATGAAATGGCCCGACGGCTTATTGCGCGCGGGCATGAAGTTACAATGGTGTGTGGTCGCTATCGAGGAGGACAAACGGGGCTCAGATCCCCCTTTATGCGCGGTTGTCGCCGAGGGCGAGTGGACGGCATCGATATCGTTGAGTTTGATCTGGCTTATTCGAACAGCGATCGATTTATAACGCGCACATTGACATTTATAAAGTTTGCACTCAGAAGCATCGCTCTGGCGCTGACGGAGCACTATGACGTCGTATTTGCCACGACCACGCCACTGACGGCGGGGATTCCGGGGATTTTTGCCCGCTGGTTTCGGGGGAAGCCTTTTGTCTTTGAAGTGCGGGACTTGTGGCCGGAGTTGCCCAAGGCCATGAGAGTGATCCGCAACCCCTTGGTGCTCGGGGCGATGTCTCTGCTTGAATGGATCTCCTATCACTCCGCGCAGCGGTTGGTTGGGCTTTCGCCCGGGATTGTGGAGGGAATCGCCCGGCGGGGGATTTCCAGAAATAAGATTTCACTGGTGCCGAACGGCTGCGATTTTGATATTTTTGCGGCTCCAGTGGCCCCCTGGCGGCCGGAGGGGATGAATGAAAAAGATCTGCTGGCCGTGTTTACCGGAACCCACGGTGTTGCCAATGGACTGGATGCCATTCTCGATGCCGCGGTCGAACTCAAGCGGCGCGGACGAAAAGATATTTATCTACTACTCATCGGAGAAGGAAGGCTCAAGCCCTCATTACAGGCTCGTGCTGAACGCGAAGGGTTAGACAATGTCCTGTTCTATCCTCCCGTTAACAAGACCCGTCTTGCAGGCCTGATGGCGAGTGCAGATTTGGGACTGCAGATTCTTGGAAACGTGCCTGCTTTCTATTATGGGACATCGCCCAACAAGTTTTTTGATTACATCGCTTCAGGACTCCCCGTGCTTAATAACTATCCCGGTTGGCTTGCAGAGATGATTTCCAAAGCGGAGTGTGGCTTTGCCATACCGCCGGATGATCCAAAGGCCTTCGCAGATGCGCTTGAACAGGCGGCGGAGGATCGTGATGCATTAAAAGAAAAAGGGCGGCGGGCGTTTATCCTGGCTCAATCAAAGTTCAACCGGAGAGAGCTTGCGGATCACTTTGTTGACTGGGTTGCGGGAGCGGCCGGGGGATGA
- a CDS encoding bi-domain-containing oxidoreductase gives MKQVLQSLKSGATEVAEIPCPAVKQGQLLIRSSRTLVSAGTERMLVEFGKAGWIAKARQQPDKVRMVLDKIKTDGLMPTLETVFNKLEQPLSLGYCNVGVAMEVGAGVAGFTAGDRIASNGKHAEVVSVPMNLCAKVPETVTDDEAAFTVIAAVALQGIRLAQPTLGEAVVVTGLGLIGLIAVQLLRAHGCRVLGIDFDPEKLALARTFGAETVNLSAGEDPVAAAIAFSRGRGVDAVLITASTKSSEPVHQAALICRKRGRIVLVGVTGLELSRADFFEKELTFQVSCSYGPGRYDASYEEKGVDYPVGFVRWTEQRNFEAVLDMMADGRLNVRPLISHRFDIHDAEEAYALVGGSGPSLGILLQYPTEAQKPERALRQATVELAPRIRPSGERGEEQAVVGFIGSGNYATAKLIPAFKEAGARLKTVASSGGVSGVHAGRKFGFEATTTDTESIFSDPEINTVVIATRHDSHAQLVCRALEAGKHLFVEKPLALTLAELAAIERTYAAGLEAGRIPLVMVGFNRRFAPQVRKMKTLLSGVRQPKVFVMMVNAGALPPEHWTQERIVGGGRIIGEACHFIDLLRFLAESPIRQFQAVSIDRGEGGGISEDKASITLHFEDGSIGTIHYLANGHKSFPKERLEVFAAGRILQLDNYRKLIGFGWPGFRTMNLWRQDKGQQACAAAFVRAIERGEEAPIPFEVLMEVSRVSIEVAEALR, from the coding sequence GTGAAGCAAGTTCTTCAAAGTCTTAAATCAGGTGCCACCGAAGTGGCGGAGATTCCCTGCCCGGCAGTGAAGCAGGGCCAGCTGCTCATCCGTTCGAGTCGGACGTTGGTGTCGGCCGGGACCGAGCGGATGCTGGTGGAGTTCGGAAAGGCCGGCTGGATTGCGAAGGCCCGCCAACAGCCGGACAAGGTCCGGATGGTGCTCGACAAGATCAAAACCGACGGACTCATGCCGACGCTGGAAACGGTCTTCAACAAGCTGGAGCAGCCGCTCTCCCTCGGCTACTGCAACGTCGGTGTGGCGATGGAGGTCGGGGCCGGTGTTGCCGGTTTCACGGCGGGCGATCGGATCGCTTCCAATGGCAAACATGCCGAAGTGGTCAGCGTGCCGATGAATCTCTGTGCAAAGGTGCCGGAGACCGTAACGGATGACGAAGCGGCCTTCACCGTCATCGCCGCCGTTGCCTTGCAGGGAATTCGTCTAGCCCAGCCGACGTTGGGTGAGGCGGTGGTCGTCACTGGACTCGGATTGATCGGCTTGATCGCCGTGCAATTGCTGAGAGCGCACGGCTGCCGGGTGCTCGGCATCGATTTCGATCCCGAGAAACTGGCCCTAGCGCGGACGTTCGGCGCCGAGACGGTGAACCTTTCCGCAGGAGAAGACCCAGTCGCCGCCGCGATCGCGTTTTCCCGCGGCCGCGGGGTCGATGCCGTCCTGATCACCGCCTCCACGAAGAGCAGCGAGCCGGTGCATCAGGCCGCGCTGATCTGCCGCAAGCGGGGCCGTATTGTGCTGGTCGGAGTGACCGGGCTGGAGCTCTCCCGCGCCGATTTCTTCGAAAAAGAGCTTACCTTTCAGGTGTCGTGTTCCTATGGTCCCGGCCGGTACGACGCGAGCTATGAAGAAAAGGGGGTCGACTACCCGGTCGGCTTTGTCCGGTGGACGGAGCAGCGCAACTTCGAGGCGGTGCTCGACATGATGGCCGACGGGCGGCTGAATGTCCGACCGCTGATTTCACATCGCTTTGATATTCACGACGCGGAAGAGGCATACGCGCTGGTCGGCGGCTCAGGACCCTCGCTCGGAATTTTACTGCAGTATCCGACCGAAGCGCAGAAGCCCGAGAGGGCGCTCCGCCAGGCGACCGTGGAATTGGCCCCTCGCATCCGGCCCTCCGGGGAGAGAGGAGAGGAACAAGCGGTGGTCGGATTCATCGGTTCGGGCAACTATGCGACCGCGAAGCTGATTCCAGCCTTTAAGGAGGCGGGCGCCCGGTTGAAGACGGTCGCTTCGAGCGGCGGCGTCAGCGGCGTCCATGCCGGCCGCAAGTTCGGCTTTGAAGCGACCACCACCGATACGGAGAGCATTTTTTCCGACCCGGAGATCAACACGGTCGTCATTGCCACCCGGCATGACAGCCATGCGCAGCTGGTCTGTCGGGCGCTCGAAGCCGGCAAGCATCTGTTTGTAGAAAAACCGCTGGCGCTGACGCTGGCCGAGCTGGCGGCAATCGAGCGAACCTATGCGGCGGGATTGGAAGCCGGACGTATTCCCTTGGTGATGGTCGGCTTCAACCGCCGGTTTGCCCCTCAGGTCAGGAAAATGAAAACACTCCTATCCGGCGTGAGGCAACCGAAGGTCTTCGTCATGATGGTGAACGCAGGCGCCCTTCCGCCGGAACATTGGACCCAGGAGCGGATCGTCGGCGGCGGCCGGATCATCGGCGAGGCGTGTCATTTTATCGACCTCCTCCGGTTTTTGGCCGAGTCGCCCATCCGTCAATTTCAGGCGGTCTCGATCGACAGGGGAGAGGGCGGAGGCATCTCGGAGGACAAGGCGAGCATCACGCTGCACTTCGAAGACGGCTCGATCGGCACCATTCACTATCTGGCGAACGGTCACAAGTCGTTCCCGAAGGAGCGGCTGGAGGTTTTCGCCGCCGGGCGGATTCTGCAGTTGGATAACTACCGGAAGCTGATCGGCTTCGGTTGGCCGGGGTTCCGGACAATGAATCTTTGGCGTCAGGATAAGGGACAACAGGCGTGTGCCGCCGCTTTCGTGAGGGCCATCGAGCGAGGTGAGGAAGCGCCGATCCCCTTTGAGGTCTTAATGGAGGTGAGCCGGGTGTCGATCGAAGTGGCGGAAGCGCTGCGATGA
- a CDS encoding sugar transferase translates to MKRLVDIFAAGLGLFFLSPIFLIVAWLIRRKLGRPVFFHQTRPGLNGKPFQMVKFRTMTDRKDSSGKLLPDEVRITPFGRTLRAWSLDELPELWNVLKGDMSLVGPRPLLMEYLPLYTSEQARRHEVRPGITGWAQVNGRNALKWEEKFNLDVWYVDHQCFALDMEILWMTLSPVLCRSGINQKGETPMEKFRGNKTQEVH, encoded by the coding sequence ATGAAGCGACTCGTCGATATCTTCGCGGCAGGATTGGGCCTGTTTTTTTTATCGCCTATCTTCTTGATTGTGGCTTGGCTGATTCGTAGAAAACTGGGCCGTCCGGTGTTTTTTCACCAGACCCGCCCCGGCCTCAACGGCAAGCCGTTTCAGATGGTTAAATTCCGTACCATGACAGACAGAAAAGATTCGTCCGGGAAACTGCTGCCGGATGAAGTTCGTATCACTCCTTTCGGCCGGACCTTAAGGGCTTGGAGCCTCGACGAATTGCCGGAGTTGTGGAATGTGCTCAAAGGCGACATGAGCCTCGTCGGGCCGCGGCCTTTGCTAATGGAGTACCTTCCTCTTTATACGTCGGAGCAAGCGCGACGGCATGAGGTCCGTCCGGGAATCACCGGTTGGGCGCAGGTGAACGGGCGCAATGCGCTCAAATGGGAAGAGAAATTCAATTTAGACGTATGGTACGTCGATCACCAATGTTTCGCGTTGGACATGGAAATTCTTTGGATGACCCTTTCACCTGTTCTCTGCAGGTCGGGCATTAATCAGAAGGGAGAGACGCCCATGGAAAAGTTTCGCGGCAATAAGACTCAGGAGGTGCATTAG
- the asnB gene encoding asparagine synthase (glutamine-hydrolyzing) yields MCGIVGFSGNFSTDRLEEAGRSIAHRGPDADGIWLDHGAGIGLAHRRLSILDLSPSGAQPMAGADGAVVLVFNGEIYNFRELRLELESKGHRFRGHSDTEVLIELYLAEGKAMLRRLNGIFAFALWDRRNRSLFIARDPLGVKPLYYTEAAGGFAFASEIKALLCLAPESRELDIPALHRYLSFLWCPGEGTPLRGVRKLLPGEAMVIEAGRISRRWIWYQLPPFRGTVADLSEPEAVAGTAETLRRAVHRQLVADVPVGAFLSGGLDSSAVVAFAREQAPDIHCFSIEIEGGQGDGFVDDLPYARRVALHLGVPLDVVRIDAGRMANDLEGMVAQLDEPLADPAPLNVLYISRLAREQGIKVLLSGAGGDDLFTGYRRHVAVNYEHYWKWLPFGVRSGLEQATVGLDQRRPLFRRLTKLFSGAGLTGDARLANYFLWAKESQLLGLYTPEFRARLGQEEASAPMLAFLKPLPASVPPLERMLALEQRFFLSDHNLAYTDKMSMATGVEVRVPFLDLDLVEHAARISIGIKQRGQVGKWILKKAMEPYLPHDVIYRPKSGFGAPLRQWMRRELRPLLGDLLSVESLTRRGLFDPEAVQRLMTQDDSGQIDASYTLLSLLNIEIWCRTYLDAAPMNHHFSHSWEKKSEASSSKS; encoded by the coding sequence ATGTGCGGCATTGTTGGTTTCTCGGGAAATTTTTCAACGGATCGGCTTGAAGAGGCCGGCAGGTCGATCGCCCATCGCGGTCCGGATGCCGATGGAATCTGGCTCGATCACGGCGCCGGGATCGGCCTTGCCCACCGCCGTTTGTCGATCCTCGACCTCTCCCCTTCCGGAGCGCAGCCGATGGCCGGCGCGGATGGCGCGGTGGTGCTGGTGTTCAACGGCGAGATATACAACTTCCGCGAACTCCGTTTGGAGCTGGAATCAAAAGGGCATCGCTTTCGCGGGCATTCCGATACCGAGGTGTTGATCGAGCTTTATCTCGCCGAGGGCAAAGCGATGCTGCGCCGGCTAAATGGCATTTTTGCGTTCGCACTCTGGGATCGGCGCAACCGGTCGCTGTTCATCGCGCGGGACCCGCTGGGAGTGAAGCCGCTTTACTACACCGAGGCGGCCGGCGGCTTCGCCTTTGCAAGCGAGATCAAGGCGCTCCTCTGCCTGGCGCCGGAAAGCCGCGAGCTGGATATCCCGGCGCTTCACCGCTACTTGAGCTTTTTGTGGTGCCCGGGAGAGGGGACGCCGCTGCGCGGCGTGCGCAAGCTGCTGCCGGGAGAGGCGATGGTGATCGAGGCGGGAAGGATTTCCCGGCGCTGGATCTGGTATCAACTCCCCCCTTTCCGCGGAACGGTCGCCGATCTTTCCGAACCGGAAGCGGTGGCCGGCACAGCGGAGACCCTCCGCCGGGCGGTCCACCGGCAACTCGTCGCGGACGTGCCGGTCGGCGCTTTCCTTTCCGGAGGGCTCGATTCAAGCGCCGTGGTCGCTTTTGCCAGGGAGCAGGCGCCGGATATCCATTGTTTTAGCATTGAAATCGAGGGGGGGCAAGGGGACGGTTTCGTTGATGACCTTCCTTATGCCAGACGCGTCGCTCTGCATTTGGGGGTTCCGCTCGATGTGGTGCGCATCGATGCGGGTCGCATGGCCAATGACCTTGAGGGAATGGTGGCGCAGCTCGATGAGCCATTGGCCGATCCGGCCCCCTTGAATGTCCTCTACATCAGCCGGCTGGCCCGCGAACAGGGGATCAAAGTCCTCCTTTCGGGCGCCGGCGGGGATGATCTCTTCACCGGTTATCGGCGTCATGTCGCGGTGAATTATGAACACTATTGGAAATGGCTCCCGTTCGGCGTCCGCTCGGGGCTGGAACAGGCAACGGTCGGTCTCGATCAGCGCCGGCCGCTCTTTCGGCGTTTAACGAAACTCTTCTCCGGCGCCGGCCTGACTGGCGACGCGCGGCTGGCGAACTATTTTCTCTGGGCAAAAGAGTCGCAGCTCCTCGGCCTTTATACCCCCGAGTTTCGGGCCCGTCTGGGACAGGAAGAGGCTTCGGCTCCCATGCTGGCCTTCCTGAAGCCGCTTCCGGCCTCGGTGCCTCCCCTGGAGCGGATGCTGGCGCTGGAGCAGCGGTTCTTTCTGTCGGATCACAACCTGGCCTATACCGACAAGATGTCGATGGCAACCGGTGTGGAGGTCCGCGTCCCATTCCTCGATCTCGATCTGGTTGAACATGCGGCCCGGATCTCGATTGGTATCAAGCAGCGGGGTCAGGTCGGCAAATGGATTTTAAAGAAAGCAATGGAGCCCTATCTGCCTCATGATGTGATTTATCGGCCGAAGTCCGGCTTCGGTGCACCACTCCGCCAGTGGATGCGGCGCGAACTGCGTCCTTTGTTAGGTGACTTGCTGTCGGTGGAGAGTCTAACACGGCGCGGGTTGTTCGATCCGGAGGCGGTGCAGCGCCTGATGACACAGGATGACAGCGGTCAGATCGATGCTTCTTATACATTGTTGTCCTTGTTGAACATTGAAATCTGGTGCCGAACATATCTTGATGCGGCACCGATGAACCATCACTTTAGCCACTCTTGGGAGAAAAAAAGTGAAGCAAGTTCTTCAAAGTCTTAA